Proteins encoded by one window of Lactobacillus paragasseri:
- a CDS encoding PTS lactose transporter subunit IIBC produces MDGLVKRIEKAQPFFRKVATNQYLRAIRDGFIALMPIIIFSSFFLLIANVPQIWGFVWPKKVATALNLFYNLSMGFLSLMAASTVAKALTGSLNLKLPKTNQIPVAGVQYTAQISFAFVAIDTLLNKGNLYLATDMIGTKGLICAFLVAFIVPNIYYFCFKHNVTITLPDVVPQNIAQAFKNIIPFALATTFFWAFTLIFRALTNMNLAAWIIKSLTPLFTAADGYVGLAIIYGAMAFFWFIGIQGPSIVEPAVTAIYLTNVEANLRAFNSGNIQGANHILSQGIQMFVATLGGTGATLVVTFMFAFLSKSKQLKAVGRASTIPVIFGVNEPILFGAPLILNPIFFIPFIFAPILNVWIFKIFVDVLHMPSFIYNLPWTTPPTLGLWMGTGFNILALLLGILLLVVDSLLYYPFFKAYDASMLAQEEKKEELEEKDDKKSVVTSAEPKFNESEIPLGKTKDQQALNVLVLCAGGGTSGILAKSLNKLAKEDKLPLNAAAAAFGSHHDLISGMDVVILAPQMDTMKDELAKECKQNNARMITTTGKQYIYMTQHANECLKLLINDINK; encoded by the coding sequence ATGGATGGGTTGGTAAAAAGAATTGAAAAAGCGCAGCCATTTTTTAGAAAAGTTGCGACTAATCAATATTTAAGAGCAATTCGTGATGGCTTTATCGCGTTAATGCCAATTATTATCTTTTCAAGTTTTTTCTTGTTAATTGCTAATGTGCCTCAAATTTGGGGATTTGTTTGGCCTAAAAAAGTAGCTACAGCTTTAAATTTATTTTATAACTTATCAATGGGCTTTTTGTCCTTAATGGCCGCTTCTACTGTAGCTAAGGCCTTAACTGGAAGTTTAAATCTAAAGTTGCCAAAAACTAATCAAATTCCAGTTGCTGGAGTTCAATATACAGCTCAAATTTCCTTTGCATTTGTGGCAATAGATACTTTGTTAAATAAAGGAAATTTATATTTAGCTACTGATATGATTGGAACTAAAGGATTAATTTGTGCCTTCTTGGTAGCATTTATTGTACCTAATATTTATTATTTTTGTTTTAAACATAATGTCACGATCACGCTACCTGATGTAGTACCTCAAAATATTGCTCAAGCTTTTAAGAATATTATTCCGTTTGCTTTAGCAACTACTTTCTTTTGGGCATTTACGCTAATTTTTAGAGCTTTAACTAATATGAATTTGGCAGCTTGGATAATTAAAAGCCTAACTCCACTTTTTACCGCAGCGGATGGGTATGTTGGGTTAGCAATTATTTATGGTGCAATGGCGTTTTTCTGGTTTATCGGAATTCAAGGGCCCTCAATCGTTGAACCAGCAGTTACGGCAATATACCTAACCAATGTTGAAGCTAATTTAAGAGCATTTAATTCTGGAAATATTCAAGGCGCTAATCATATTTTGTCACAAGGAATTCAAATGTTTGTTGCTACTTTAGGAGGAACTGGAGCAACTTTAGTAGTAACGTTTATGTTTGCTTTTTTATCTAAGTCTAAACAATTAAAAGCAGTTGGACGTGCATCAACAATTCCAGTTATTTTCGGTGTTAATGAGCCTATATTGTTTGGTGCTCCATTAATCTTAAATCCGATTTTCTTTATACCTTTTATTTTTGCACCAATTCTTAATGTTTGGATCTTTAAAATTTTTGTCGATGTGCTTCATATGCCGTCATTTATTTATAACTTACCATGGACCACGCCGCCAACATTAGGATTGTGGATGGGAACTGGTTTTAATATTTTGGCTTTATTACTAGGAATTTTATTACTAGTAGTTGATTCATTATTATATTATCCATTTTTTAAGGCTTATGACGCTTCAATGCTAGCCCAAGAAGAAAAAAAGGAAGAACTTGAAGAAAAAGATGATAAAAAATCGGTTGTAACGTCTGCTGAACCTAAATTTAATGAATCTGAAATTCCACTTGGCAAAACTAAAGATCAACAAGCACTCAATGTTTTAGTTTTATGTGCCGGCGGTGGGACATCTGGAATTTTAGCTAAGTCACTTAATAAGTTAGCTAAAGAAGATAAATTACCTTTAAATGCAGCAGCTGCTGCATTTGGATCACATCATGATTTAATATCTGGAATGGATGTAGTAATTTTAGCGCCACAAATGGATACCATGAAAGATGAACTTGCAAAGGAATGTAAACAAAATAATGCTCGTATGATTACCACTACTGGGAAGCAATATATTTATATGACGCAACATGCTAATGAATGTTTGAAACTATTAATCAATGATATTAATAAATGA
- a CDS encoding gluconokinase translates to MNYIIGMDIGTTASKGVLYRENGEIIEELSIPYPLIQEKVGQAEEDPQVIFDAVQKIIFDLSKNVSGKISAISWSSQMHSLIGLGKDNQLLTNSITWADNRSKDVVARAKKSRLANSIYQQTGMPPHPMAPVYKLLWIQEEMPELFAQVQKWIGIKEYIIWRLTGKIMTDTTMAAGTGLLNLATLSWDKNLLKQIGLAAEKLPVLGRPEDILGRVLPEYVQKLNLNSETKIILGASDGYLSTIGVGVLDEKSFALNVGTSGAVRVIAPEAVVDSENRFFCYPVDKKHYLLGGPVNNGGIVFEWARKTIFGPDQTAEDFINVAESVPAGSNGLIFHPYLGGERAPIWNAQARGSFIGLTRNHTKPQMARSVLEGIVFNLLGAARGLCEKIGEPEALRVTGGFVKSDFVRQLIADIFNLPVIIIKNDQSGTLAAMFLAQVGMKREANLEKIVKKIDESKVYFPNPKNVAVYQDIIPIYREVEHDLDQSYEKIASFQEKYPKLFE, encoded by the coding sequence ATGAACTATATTATTGGAATGGATATTGGAACTACAGCAAGCAAGGGTGTTCTGTACCGAGAAAATGGAGAAATAATTGAAGAATTATCCATACCTTATCCCTTGATTCAGGAAAAAGTAGGCCAAGCAGAAGAAGATCCGCAAGTAATTTTTGATGCTGTGCAAAAGATTATCTTTGACTTGAGTAAAAATGTTTCAGGAAAAATTAGTGCAATTTCATGGTCGAGTCAGATGCATAGTCTGATTGGTCTTGGTAAAGATAATCAGTTATTAACCAACAGCATTACTTGGGCAGACAATCGCAGTAAGGATGTTGTAGCTAGAGCAAAGAAAAGTAGATTAGCTAATAGTATCTATCAACAGACAGGGATGCCACCCCATCCAATGGCTCCTGTATATAAATTGCTGTGGATTCAAGAAGAAATGCCAGAACTTTTTGCACAGGTGCAAAAGTGGATTGGAATCAAAGAATACATTATCTGGCGTTTAACCGGAAAAATAATGACAGATACAACAATGGCAGCCGGTACTGGTTTACTGAACTTAGCTACTTTATCTTGGGATAAAAATTTACTTAAGCAAATTGGCCTAGCAGCAGAAAAATTGCCAGTTTTAGGCCGGCCAGAAGATATTTTGGGAAGAGTATTGCCTGAGTATGTGCAAAAATTAAACTTAAATTCTGAAACCAAAATTATTTTAGGAGCAAGTGACGGGTACTTATCAACAATTGGAGTTGGCGTTTTAGACGAGAAGTCATTTGCTTTAAATGTAGGCACTTCTGGAGCTGTGAGAGTAATTGCACCTGAAGCAGTAGTGGATTCAGAAAATCGATTTTTCTGCTATCCTGTTGATAAAAAACATTATTTATTGGGTGGACCGGTAAATAATGGTGGCATCGTGTTTGAATGGGCTAGAAAAACTATTTTCGGTCCTGATCAGACAGCTGAAGATTTTATCAATGTGGCAGAAAGTGTCCCTGCTGGAAGCAATGGGTTGATCTTTCATCCTTACTTGGGCGGAGAGCGGGCTCCAATTTGGAATGCCCAGGCGCGTGGATCTTTTATTGGACTCACTAGAAATCACACTAAGCCGCAAATGGCACGCAGTGTTTTAGAAGGAATTGTTTTTAATCTTTTGGGTGCAGCTAGAGGCTTATGTGAAAAAATTGGTGAACCAGAGGCACTAAGAGTGACTGGTGGTTTTGTAAAGAGTGATTTTGTGAGACAGCTAATTGCCGATATTTTTAATTTGCCAGTAATTATAATTAAAAATGACCAAAGCGGAACTTTAGCAGCAATGTTTTTGGCACAAGTGGGGATGAAAAGAGAAGCAAATTTAGAAAAGATTGTTAAGAAGATTGATGAGAGTAAGGTCTATTTCCCTAATCCGAAAAATGTAGCAGTATATCAAGATATAATTCCAATTTATCGTGAAGTTGAACATGATTTGGATCAAAGCTACGAAAAAATCGCGAGCTTTCAGGAAAAATACCCTAAATTGTTTGAATAA
- the bglX gene encoding beta-glucosidase BglX, translating to MKQKELKALLDDMSLDEKIGQLVQLSGEFLQANDISYGPREKLGITKETVNLIGSVLNVAGAKATRKVQDMQMRVQPHHIPVLFMSDVIYGYKTVYPIPLGLGATWNPKLVENAFQKAANEASAAGIQVAYAPMIDVVHDARWGRVLESPGEDPYLNSVYAKSMVNGFQKKLGEKQGVVSCFKHYAAYGDVESGREYNTVDMSLSNLFQNYLPPYKAAVKAGAKMAMTSLASLNGVPSTADKWLLDTVLRREWGFKGIIISDYASIYELIKHGFAGNIEQAAKKAINAGVDIDMKSPCYAKGLKSLVTDGKLDEEKINQATWRILCLKNELGLFENPYFGISEEKESNKNVSLSNRKLARKLATESLVLLKNKNGALPLHKEEKAVLIGPYADNHQLLGMWAIHGNSQDTVSILEGMQKYNPDIKVAKGTDINRNRHLFEEMGFFSEKQIDQLVSAPEVEKENNQEALKLAAGADTVVLALGENSLESGEAGAKTNLCLPDNQLKLIKDISKLGKRIVVLVISGRPLVLTNIVDKVDAIIECWFPGTEGGNAIADVLFGKENPSGRLSMTFPYDVGQEPIYYNHFSTGRPYHGSQHKGRFVSKYLDAPVDPLYPFGYGLSYGKTKIKNIELSNKYFKQNGKVKVKVNLENTSDWDQKEVIQLYIHDKVAGLVQPVKRLIDFTKVDIKRHSEEEVSFEISPNQLAYFDNTGKEVVEKGEFDIFVGKNSMECLSTKLELI from the coding sequence ATGAAACAAAAGGAATTAAAAGCATTATTAGATGATATGAGTCTTGATGAAAAAATTGGTCAGTTAGTTCAATTATCAGGAGAATTTTTACAAGCTAATGATATTTCTTATGGCCCTCGAGAAAAGTTAGGCATTACAAAAGAAACTGTTAATTTGATTGGTTCTGTACTAAATGTAGCTGGAGCAAAAGCAACTAGAAAAGTGCAAGATATGCAGATGAGAGTACAGCCACATCATATTCCAGTCTTGTTTATGTCAGATGTTATTTATGGGTATAAAACGGTATACCCAATTCCTTTAGGTTTGGGAGCTACCTGGAATCCAAAATTAGTTGAAAATGCATTTCAAAAAGCTGCTAATGAAGCAAGTGCAGCAGGAATTCAAGTAGCGTATGCCCCGATGATAGATGTAGTACATGATGCAAGATGGGGCAGAGTTTTAGAATCGCCAGGAGAAGATCCATATTTAAATTCAGTTTATGCTAAAAGCATGGTAAATGGATTTCAGAAAAAATTAGGAGAAAAGCAAGGAGTGGTGTCTTGCTTTAAGCATTATGCAGCTTACGGAGATGTTGAATCTGGTAGAGAATATAATACAGTAGATATGTCTCTTAGTAATCTATTTCAAAATTATTTACCGCCTTATAAAGCTGCTGTTAAGGCTGGAGCCAAGATGGCTATGACTTCTTTAGCTTCTTTAAATGGTGTTCCATCAACTGCTGATAAATGGTTATTAGACACAGTATTAAGAAGAGAATGGGGATTTAAAGGCATAATTATTTCTGATTATGCTTCTATTTACGAATTAATTAAACATGGCTTTGCAGGAAACATTGAGCAGGCCGCAAAAAAGGCGATTAATGCTGGTGTTGACATTGACATGAAGTCGCCATGTTATGCAAAAGGGCTAAAGTCTCTAGTTACTGACGGTAAACTTGATGAAGAAAAAATCAATCAAGCAACGTGGCGAATCTTGTGTTTGAAGAATGAATTAGGATTATTTGAAAATCCATACTTTGGTATAAGTGAAGAAAAAGAAAGTAATAAAAATGTTTCATTATCTAATAGAAAATTAGCAAGAAAGTTGGCAACTGAATCTTTAGTATTGCTTAAGAATAAGAATGGAGCACTACCATTACATAAAGAAGAAAAGGCTGTACTCATTGGGCCTTATGCCGATAATCATCAATTGTTAGGCATGTGGGCTATTCATGGAAATTCACAAGATACGGTTTCTATTTTGGAGGGAATGCAAAAATATAATCCAGATATTAAAGTGGCGAAAGGCACAGATATAAATAGAAATCGTCATCTTTTTGAAGAAATGGGATTCTTTTCTGAAAAACAAATTGATCAGCTGGTCTCTGCTCCAGAAGTAGAGAAAGAAAATAACCAAGAAGCCCTTAAATTGGCTGCCGGAGCTGATACCGTAGTTCTTGCACTAGGTGAAAATTCGCTTGAATCTGGAGAAGCAGGTGCTAAGACAAATTTATGTTTACCAGATAACCAGCTTAAATTAATTAAAGATATTTCTAAATTAGGAAAGAGAATTGTTGTCTTGGTAATTAGTGGTAGACCTCTGGTTTTAACTAATATTGTTGATAAAGTAGACGCGATAATTGAATGTTGGTTTCCAGGTACTGAGGGAGGAAATGCAATCGCTGATGTTCTTTTTGGTAAAGAAAATCCCTCAGGTAGGTTGTCAATGACTTTCCCATATGATGTGGGGCAAGAACCGATTTACTATAATCATTTTTCAACTGGCAGACCATACCATGGTTCACAACATAAGGGACGGTTTGTATCAAAGTATTTAGATGCTCCTGTTGATCCTTTATATCCATTTGGGTATGGCTTATCTTATGGAAAGACCAAGATAAAAAACATAGAATTAAGTAACAAGTATTTTAAACAAAATGGAAAGGTAAAAGTAAAAGTTAATTTAGAGAATACAAGCGATTGGGATCAAAAAGAGGTAATCCAATTATATATTCATGATAAAGTTGCAGGTTTAGTTCAGCCGGTAAAGAGATTGATAGACTTTACAAAGGTGGATATTAAAAGGCATTCAGAAGAAGAAGTTTCTTTTGAAATTTCACCTAATCAATTAGCTTACTTTGATAACACTGGAAAGGAAGTAGTAGAAAAAGGAGAATTTGATATTTTTGTAGGTAAAAATTCGATGGAATGTTTATCTACAAAACTAGAATTAATCTAA
- a CDS encoding helix-turn-helix domain-containing protein, whose protein sequence is MHHISHEYIQNNPQLPFKLFSFHAHNLARVIPLHWHQSTEILYCESGELQVTVKNQSYLLKKNDFIVINPYEIHTSKSPIENHILCIQLPFSFLSYVTSNSFYNQFTFSANSTKQKQDSDAELIKNMSQTLTLRETFQSKGIVKNLMILTNVTRIIRLLVQFYAQDNVNSYSNNRISFITKTLSYLEKSYTSDLTLNDIAQHFSYSTYYTSRLINENLGVSFSNLLRIIRINKSIELIRSTSLPLEKIAVKTGFKTYRNLYNSFYKIYDMSPIQFKNK, encoded by the coding sequence ATGCATCATATTTCGCACGAATATATTCAAAATAATCCTCAGCTCCCATTTAAACTTTTTAGTTTTCATGCCCATAATCTTGCTCGTGTGATCCCACTTCATTGGCATCAAAGTACAGAAATTTTATATTGTGAATCTGGAGAATTACAAGTTACAGTAAAAAATCAATCATATCTGCTAAAAAAGAATGACTTCATTGTTATTAATCCTTACGAAATACACACCTCAAAGAGTCCAATAGAAAATCACATTCTATGTATTCAACTTCCTTTCTCCTTTCTTTCATACGTTACAAGTAATTCTTTTTACAATCAGTTTACTTTTTCCGCAAACTCGACTAAGCAAAAACAAGATAGTGATGCCGAACTAATTAAAAATATGTCCCAAACTTTAACTCTCCGAGAAACTTTTCAATCCAAAGGTATAGTTAAAAATTTAATGATTTTAACCAATGTCACAAGAATTATCCGTTTATTGGTACAATTCTATGCTCAAGACAATGTTAATTCATACTCTAATAATCGAATTAGCTTCATTACAAAAACTCTAAGTTATTTAGAAAAGAGTTATACTTCTGATTTAACCTTAAATGATATTGCACAACACTTTTCTTATTCGACTTATTACACTTCTCGTTTAATTAACGAAAATTTAGGTGTTTCTTTTTCAAACTTACTTAGAATTATTAGAATTAACAAATCAATTGAATTAATTCGCTCAACTTCACTACCATTAGAAAAAATTGCAGTTAAAACCGGTTTTAAAACATATCGAAATCTTTATAATTCTTTCTATAAGATTTATGACATGTCGCCCATTCAATTCAAAAATAAGTAA
- a CDS encoding PRD domain-containing protein, with protein sequence MLLIKRVFNNNSALVELGNNREAVVVGNGIAFKKTEGKEIDTSKVENIFYLENSATKRTIFSLLKNTPVDIAVTTMHVVDHAHRKYHYELFDYFYLSLSEHILGVYRRILDNTYQASQIPDIKDEYPLENKIAQESVKIIERDLKINLPVSERKNIMLHLINAKIPEKKQFNQPKNMINIEEMLHIVQVILDQHNIYRLASNNDEYERFMIHLQYLFRRLEQGEKFRSSDITKKVKDELISEYPESFAVVKEIDEQLKQDFQWKISDEEKLYLIVHIQRIYEKSSKY encoded by the coding sequence TTGTTGTTGATCAAGCGCGTGTTTAATAATAATTCAGCTTTGGTTGAGCTAGGCAATAATCGTGAAGCAGTTGTAGTCGGAAACGGAATTGCTTTTAAAAAAACTGAAGGAAAGGAGATAGATACGAGTAAAGTTGAAAATATTTTTTATCTTGAAAATAGTGCAACAAAACGGACTATTTTCTCATTATTAAAGAATACACCAGTAGATATTGCTGTAACTACTATGCATGTCGTTGATCACGCACATAGAAAGTATCACTATGAATTATTTGATTATTTTTACTTGTCGTTGAGCGAGCATATTTTAGGAGTATATCGTCGAATCTTGGATAATACTTATCAAGCAAGTCAAATTCCTGATATTAAAGATGAATATCCTCTGGAAAATAAAATTGCACAAGAAAGCGTAAAAATAATTGAACGGGATCTAAAAATTAATTTGCCGGTATCAGAAAGAAAAAATATTATGTTGCATTTAATTAATGCAAAGATTCCTGAAAAAAAGCAGTTTAATCAACCAAAAAATATGATCAACATTGAAGAAATGCTGCATATAGTTCAGGTGATCCTTGATCAACATAATATTTATCGATTAGCTAGTAATAATGATGAATATGAGCGTTTTATGATTCATTTGCAATATCTTTTCAGGAGATTAGAGCAGGGAGAAAAATTTCGCTCATCGGATATTACTAAAAAAGTAAAGGATGAATTAATATCCGAATATCCGGAATCATTTGCAGTAGTAAAAGAAATAGATGAACAGTTGAAACAAGATTTTCAATGGAAAATATCGGATGAGGAAAAGTTGTATTTGATTGTTCATATTCAAAGAATTTATGAGAAAAGTTCAAAATACTAG
- a CDS encoding sigma-70 family RNA polymerase sigma factor, with the protein MEKVNEVYLIRRVKEKQDMKALHELLDRYRPLINGAKMNFFIRNFDNDDWEQEALIMCYQSCCTYDEDRADNFGAYYRTKFYNHLRSLLRYELAQKRTAFTKSISYDNVVQKNLIKEEVEEMHITPRKEMYQKFIKKLSDKEVIALKVFLGELTIEEASQKTKYSRYQLLQAKARCKAKMRKELF; encoded by the coding sequence ATGGAAAAAGTGAATGAAGTTTACTTGATTAGAAGGGTGAAAGAAAAGCAAGATATGAAGGCTTTACATGAGCTTTTGGATCGCTACCGGCCTTTAATCAATGGCGCTAAAATGAATTTTTTCATTCGTAATTTTGATAACGATGACTGGGAACAAGAAGCGTTAATTATGTGTTATCAGAGTTGCTGCACATATGATGAAGATCGAGCAGATAATTTTGGTGCCTACTATCGAACGAAATTCTATAATCATTTAAGATCGCTTTTAAGGTATGAACTAGCCCAAAAAAGGACCGCTTTTACTAAATCAATTTCTTACGACAATGTAGTGCAGAAAAATTTAATTAAAGAAGAAGTCGAAGAAATGCATATCACGCCTCGAAAAGAAATGTATCAAAAGTTTATTAAAAAGCTTTCTGATAAAGAAGTAATTGCTCTAAAAGTTTTTTTAGGAGAATTAACGATCGAAGAGGCAAGTCAGAAAACAAAATATAGCCGTTATCAATTATTGCAAGCAAAGGCTCGCTGCAAAGCAAAAATGCGAAAAGAATTGTTTTAA
- a CDS encoding PTS sugar transporter subunit IIC: MKKKVIAFFNRLQPIFGRLGNNKYLQAIMGAMMATLGPMILGSLATLIAVYAGKWGLKPLAKIMGFVNTATIGAIALYVAFLMAKHIAHMVLQESDDGTNAGIVSLMCFLIITPLTSLKSVTVIPTTWLGSDGLFSAIIVGLIVGRSYAYMKQHNWTIKMPAGVPPMVSNTFAGLVPALLIGLFFILVAFGFSLTPFGSFHQLIFTMIEAPLQHLGGSFGAMILICLIEQLVWFFGIHGTSVIVPMVMPIWMSLDMQNLTAYQAGKNVPHIYGNAFFNIYTWGGTALGLVLLMLFFAKSKRFKTLGKVAIIPALFGITEPVIFGTPLVLNFDFFVPFITNNAIAVMIAGLCTKLGLVARCTGAQPVFGLPLGFHALLGGHISIVVLVLIIQLIISPLLWYPWFKMADNKAAAEESSKN; encoded by the coding sequence ATGAAAAAGAAAGTCATAGCATTTTTTAATCGATTGCAACCTATTTTTGGAAGGTTAGGAAATAACAAATATTTACAAGCTATTATGGGCGCTATGATGGCAACATTAGGACCTATGATTTTAGGGTCGTTAGCAACTCTAATAGCTGTATACGCTGGTAAATGGGGATTAAAACCATTAGCTAAAATCATGGGATTTGTTAATACAGCGACAATAGGTGCGATTGCACTCTATGTAGCTTTTTTGATGGCTAAGCATATTGCACATATGGTATTGCAAGAAAGTGATGATGGCACTAATGCGGGGATAGTATCATTAATGTGTTTTTTGATTATTACTCCATTAACTAGTTTAAAGAGCGTAACTGTAATACCAACAACTTGGCTTGGATCAGATGGATTGTTTTCAGCAATTATCGTCGGACTAATTGTCGGGAGATCATATGCTTATATGAAGCAACATAATTGGACGATCAAAATGCCCGCTGGAGTCCCACCAATGGTATCGAACACTTTTGCTGGACTAGTACCAGCATTATTAATTGGTTTGTTCTTTATTTTAGTTGCATTTGGATTCAGCTTGACGCCATTTGGTAGTTTTCATCAATTGATATTTACGATGATTGAGGCTCCTTTACAACACTTAGGTGGATCATTCGGAGCAATGATTTTAATTTGTTTAATTGAACAATTAGTATGGTTCTTTGGCATTCACGGAACTAGCGTCATTGTTCCAATGGTGATGCCGATTTGGATGTCATTGGATATGCAAAACTTAACTGCTTACCAGGCAGGTAAGAATGTGCCACACATCTATGGAAATGCATTTTTTAATATTTATACATGGGGTGGTACTGCTCTGGGATTAGTATTACTAATGCTATTTTTTGCTAAAAGTAAAAGATTCAAAACTCTGGGTAAAGTTGCAATAATTCCAGCTTTATTCGGAATTACTGAACCAGTTATTTTTGGTACACCATTAGTTTTAAACTTCGATTTCTTTGTTCCATTTATTACTAACAATGCAATTGCTGTTATGATTGCTGGTTTATGTACAAAGCTCGGCTTAGTAGCAAGGTGTACTGGGGCACAACCAGTGTTTGGATTGCCTTTAGGCTTTCATGCTTTATTAGGTGGTCATATTTCGATCGTAGTTTTAGTATTAATAATTCAATTAATAATTTCACCACTTTTATGGTATCCATGGTTTAAGATGGCAGATAATAAAGCAGCAGCTGAAGAAAGTAGTAAGAATTAA
- a CDS encoding PTS lactose/cellobiose transporter subunit IIA, which produces MVSKEEISMVGFTIVAYAGDAKTDLLNALKLAREGKFEKAEKLIEEANNSLVDAHNAQTKLMSQEANGEELETTFIMSHGQDTLMTTMLLRDEVKYFIDLYKQNLALRAEIEQLKEEMN; this is translated from the coding sequence ATGGTTAGTAAAGAAGAAATTTCAATGGTTGGATTTACAATTGTTGCTTATGCTGGAGACGCAAAAACAGACTTGTTAAATGCTCTTAAATTAGCTCGTGAAGGAAAATTTGAAAAAGCTGAAAAGTTGATTGAAGAAGCAAATAATTCATTAGTAGATGCGCATAATGCACAGACTAAGTTAATGAGTCAAGAAGCTAATGGAGAAGAATTAGAGACAACTTTTATTATGTCTCATGGACAAGATACACTAATGACAACAATGCTTTTACGTGATGAAGTTAAATATTTCATTGACTTGTATAAGCAAAATTTAGCTTTGCGAGCTGAAATTGAGCAGCTTAAAGAAGAAATGAACTAA
- the lacG gene encoding 6-phospho-beta-galactosidase has translation MSTLLKRVKKLPKNFVWGAATAAYQVEGNTNLDGKGKIMWDDYLKSQGNFSPNPACDFYHRYPEDLKLAHNLGLNAVRISIAWTRIFPNGYVTNKPNEAGVKYYHRLFHECLKNNLVPYVTLHHFDSPKTLFDQGDWLNREMINEFVKYADFCFQEFAEVDNWFTINELISLAMCQYIQGTFPPNKLFDVSDAIQAQHNELVAHAKVVNLFKAKGYKGRIGLIHVIQPVYPATNSEADRHAADLRDAFMNRFLLDGTLLGFYSDRTQHLIKEILVANNAELKILPEDLEILKQASKQNDMLGINYYQNQTVASYEGPSETYHNGNGKKGSSIFAFHGVGKDVRNPAIPTTDWDWNIYPEGLYDVLKRIEHDYPDYPVIYITENGMGAKEAWDSSKQYLDDDYRIDFIDQHLAAILKARNEGVNVQGYFLWSLQDQFSWSNGYNKRYGLIYVDFASQDRHLKRSALWFKALSKTMQ, from the coding sequence ATGTCAACTTTATTGAAAAGGGTAAAAAAGTTACCCAAGAATTTTGTATGGGGTGCAGCCACTGCGGCTTACCAGGTTGAAGGAAATACAAATTTAGATGGTAAAGGAAAGATTATGTGGGATGACTATTTGAAAAGTCAAGGAAATTTCTCACCCAATCCTGCTTGTGATTTTTATCATCGTTATCCAGAAGACTTAAAATTGGCCCATAATCTGGGGCTAAATGCAGTTCGTATATCAATTGCTTGGACTCGTATTTTCCCTAATGGTTATGTAACGAACAAGCCAAATGAAGCAGGGGTTAAATACTATCATCGACTTTTTCATGAATGCTTAAAAAATAATTTAGTACCATATGTAACACTACATCATTTTGACAGCCCTAAGACTTTGTTTGATCAAGGTGATTGGCTTAATAGAGAAATGATCAATGAATTTGTAAAATATGCAGACTTTTGTTTTCAAGAATTCGCCGAGGTTGATAATTGGTTTACGATTAACGAATTGATTTCATTAGCTATGTGTCAGTATATTCAAGGCACTTTTCCCCCTAATAAGTTATTTGATGTTTCTGATGCAATTCAGGCTCAGCATAATGAATTAGTAGCACATGCAAAAGTAGTTAATCTCTTTAAAGCTAAAGGATATAAGGGACGAATTGGGTTAATTCATGTGATTCAACCTGTTTATCCAGCAACAAATTCAGAAGCAGATCGACATGCAGCTGATTTAAGAGATGCATTTATGAATCGCTTTTTATTAGATGGAACCTTATTAGGTTTTTATTCTGATCGAACGCAGCATTTAATTAAGGAAATTTTAGTTGCAAATAATGCTGAATTAAAGATTCTTCCTGAAGATCTTGAGATTCTCAAACAGGCAAGTAAGCAGAATGATATGCTGGGGATTAATTATTATCAAAATCAAACCGTTGCTAGTTATGAAGGACCAAGTGAAACTTATCATAACGGTAATGGAAAAAAAGGCAGTAGTATTTTTGCCTTTCATGGAGTTGGTAAAGATGTGCGAAATCCCGCTATTCCGACAACAGATTGGGACTGGAATATATATCCTGAAGGGCTATATGACGTACTAAAGAGAATAGAACACGATTATCCTGACTATCCTGTGATCTATATAACTGAAAATGGAATGGGTGCAAAAGAAGCGTGGGATAGTTCGAAACAGTATCTTGATGATGATTACCGAATTGATTTTATTGACCAACATTTGGCAGCTATCTTAAAGGCTCGAAATGAAGGAGTTAATGTGCAAGGATATTTCCTTTGGTCTTTACAAGATCAATTTTCATGGTCAAATGGCTATAATAAACGTTACGGCTTAATTTATGTGGATTTCGCTAGTCAAGATAGGCATTTAAAAAGAAGCGCCTTGTGGTTTAAGGCCCTAAGTAAGACTATGCAATAA